In the Callospermophilus lateralis isolate mCalLat2 chromosome 19, mCalLat2.hap1, whole genome shotgun sequence genome, TTTTCAATATGTTTCTGATTCTTTTGTATCTCTGAGTTTGAGACTGATAGACTGATTGACAGTACTGACTGATATTTTTATATTGGCTCCCCCAAAGGACTAggcttttttggggggaaaggGGCATCAGGAATTGAGCCCAGagatgcttaaccattgagccacatccccaacttttttttcatattttatttagagacagggcctcgctgagttgcttagggcctctgtaaattgctgaggctggctttgaacttgcaatcttcctgcctcagtctctctaggagctgggattacagggggtatgccaccacacctggtcccCCCAAAAAAGACTAGGAAAACGGTCAGAGTGGCACTCATAATTTAGAGACTGCACGGAGCAGTGGCCAGAGGACAGATTCTGAAACAGGGATTCCCAGCTGTCTGTACTTCAGTTCCCCTCGCCTTCTGCAAAATAGGGTGAATAATTACCAAATGAGTTAACATATGAGAAAGTGCACGGCACACAAGTGCAAAGTGTTTTTTGTTAGCGCTCAGAGAGCACAGACCAGCATTCTTGAGCCGAACGGTAACTGGACAGAATCTCGATCCCGCAAATCTAACACTCGCAGCGCAAGCGGCATACTGGGACCACCCCACGCCGCTGGAGCGATCCCCCTAGAGACCTGACAGAGGTGGCATCACCATGCGCATGCGCTAAGCGCCAAGCGGCGGAAAGGCAGACACGACGTAACTGGTTGTCGAACCGCACCTTCCTCAGCCACGCGCCGCCCAGCGGCCAACTGCCCTCTAAACTCGGGCACAGCATCTCAACTCCTATCCTTGACGCCGTCAGAAAGCGTCCAATAAACAAAGAGCAGGAAGAGGCGGGGCCACCTATGGGACCGCCCCAAACACCTACTTCTAACCAGTCGAGTCACAAGACTCGAGGAAGGGCGGAGCTAATCTGACGTAACCCAATCCAAGGTTTGAGGGCGGTTACATATTACCTATCCCCGGAATTTAACTCCGCCCTTCGCTTTGACGTATTCTTGCCAACCTATCAACTACTGAGCCCGTGGGGGGTGAGGGGAAGGGGGCGGGGAGTgggaggaggcagagagaggaaggaggcgtaggctgaggaggaagagggaggaggggTAGGGAAGTCCTGGCGGAGAAGAGGCCCAAGACTCCAAAGGAGACAACGGGAGAGTGCGCTGGAGTTCCCTGGCTCCCCAACGGCCGTTCCGGATTTCCTAAGGCACAAATCAGACAGAGACggaggaaaggaggaagagaCTTTTATGTCGGCGGACAGAGAAGCTCTACCCGTCACCGGTGCCTCACATCCGGGACTTTGGAGGGCTGGCCCCGCGGCCCCGCCCCCCCCTCGCACCTTTCATGGCGACCGGAGGCGGAGGCTGGAGGAGCTGGGCCTGGAGGAGGCCCCTTTAAATCTCCTTAAAGGGGTGGCCACCGAACTCGGCAGACTCCAACGCCAGCCTTAAAGGGGAAACGTCGAACAGAAGCTGACAAATTGAGAATTGTGCTGTTGGAAGAATTGGGGCGAGTGGGATTTCCCATCTTTACCTCCTTCTACGCAAGAAGTCCTTTAAATTCAGCTTAAAGGGGAAGTGGCCGTTTGTGGAGGACTAGAAACAAACTCCTGATCCCTTAAAGGGAGGGCCGGCTGTGTGAAGGACCCTGGACTCCTTAAAGGGGTGGCCTCTTTTAGCCGGAGGACTTAAGACACTTTTAAAGGGGAGGTCTGCGTTTCGGGTCGAGCTTTCGGCCTCTTTTAAAGGGGCGGCCCTTCCTCTTCCTCGGGGAGACTTGCCTCGACCCCTGGCAGGGGGCGGCCACCGCAGTAGGCCAGCCGGACAGTGTTGGGTCGTCTTAAAGGGGCCGGGGGCTGGACAACTTAAGGCCTCACCTTAAAGGGACGGCCACTCGTTTCGCCTTCTCGGCCCAGTCGGCCCCACGGGGGGGGGGCCCTCGGGCTTGTCGCCCCGGGGGCGGCGCCGGCTCTCGGGGCCTTGGCCTTGGGGCAAGCTCGGGGCCAGCAGATCCTGCTTTAAAGGGGAAGCCGTGGCCCTCTCGTCCCTGTGCAGCCGCCAGCGCCGCGCCTGCGACCCCGGGCCTGCCGACAGGCCGCTTCAGGCCCCGCCGCCTCCGGATGCGGCGCTGAGGGCCGTCACCATGGAGACGGCCGCGGCCCCGGGCCCGGGCTGGGCAGCTGAGGGGGAGCGGCGACGGAGGCGCTGCTCGCGCCGAGACCGAGACCGAGAGCAGCGGCGCCGCCGAGGTCCAGGCGGCGACGCGCCCCGGGCCTTGTTAGCCGCCCCGCGCGGTTCTTCGTCCTCGTCGTCACCGCCGCCGCCCACCAGGCCCTGGTCGTCAGCTTCGTCAGGAGAACGGCCCGGAGGCCCGAGACGGCGGCGGCCCCGTCCTAGGCCTCGGCCCCCGCGACCCCGAGCTCGGAAGCGGCCCGCCGGCTCGGGAAGCCgcggggaggaggaagaggaggaggaggaggggggcgcAGACGACGGGGAAGCCGAGGAggagcctgaggaggaggaagaagaggaggaggacttGATCGATGGCTTCGCCATCGCTAGCTTCGCCAGCCTCGAGGCCTTGCAGGTGGGGCCTTTTGGGGTTGGAGACCTTTGGGGGTGTCAGAGGGCAGAGAGAAGAGTGCAGTGCCTAGAGTGGGTGGGGTTGAGGGGGGAATGCTGGCACCCCAAACCAGAGCAACCGGCTCCTCTGGCCAGGCTCTGCCCCACCCTGGGTGGGAGGAGGTAGAGCTAGTCTCCAGGGACCAACCAGGTTACTGGGCCTGAGAAGCACTTTGGCGGCCTGGTCACCCCTAGAGAAGTGGGGAGGTTTTCTTTTTCCATCCACTTCAgtcccacctcctcctccacagaagGATGCATCTCTTCAGCCCCCAGAGCGTCTGGAACATCGGCTGAAGCATTCTGGGAAACGGAAGAGGGGGGGCTCCAGTGGGGCTACTGGAGAGCCAGGGGACAGCTCTGATCGGGAGCCTGGCCGGCCCCCTGGGGATCGGGCCCGCAAATGGCCCAATAAGCGGAGAAGGAAAGAGGTGAGGTGTCCCAGATCCCCATCCTTTAACACTCTTTGGGTAGAGTGTCTTTAACATTGATTGGTTTTCTGTCAGCAGTGCATcctaaacactaacactaacctcagACTCTAAGGGCAAAGAGGAAAGGGTACAGCAGATTTGAACCCCCAGCTTCCCCCTATCCAGGTCTGACCCAAGATTTGTCTGCAGTCAGACTCACCTGCTTTTTGGTTGGTTCTACATTGATTTCAGATGCATTGATAATCTTAAGAGACATATCAAAGGAACTTATTTGAATCATAAATTACATGTGGACCCTTGAGGTGGTGGTAGGAAAGAAAAGCATCGGCAATTAAATACCTAGAATTAAGCTTGAGAAAAGCTATACAAGGCCAGATCTGGAAGAGGTATGGAAGAGATGCTGCAGAAACCCACATGAGGAAACCACTCTTTCTGTCTGGGGGATGGGAGGAGGGTTGTGGTTAGGGAAACCCCCCTAGGATGACTTAGTCAGGCCCTGAAGTAGTCAGAAGTTTGCTAAGAggagaaatggagaaaaattgtttGGGGTAAACATGCATAAATGTAAGAACCTGGTGTATTTAGAAAATGACAGGAGAATGGGGATGGGCACTAACCAGAGAAGCAGCTACAAAAAGAGGTTGAAAATAGATCATGAGAGACCTTGAATGCCTTGCCGGGAGTTGAGACTTTATCCAGTTGCCTGGCCAGTCAGCCTCCCTTACCTCTGGACTCTGGTCTTTCTCAGGCCTTCTCTCGTCACTCTCTGGAAGCTGGATACATAGTAAGTGCTATCTACCTGTCCTGGCTCCTCCCCTCACCCCTTGGGCCTCATTTCTTTTCCCTATCCTGACACCATTCTCTTTTCCTTCTCCCCAGTGTGATGCGGAAAGTGATCTGGATGAGAGGGTGAGTGGAGTTAGAACTTGCTGGGCAGGCAGAGTCCCCAGCTTGGAAGATGGACTGCAGCTTAAAGGCCTACATGCAGCAGACAGCCTCATCTTGAGTGGGGAACATGGGTTAGGTTGAGCCTGGATTGGtcttttgggaaaaaaatggGGGACTTGGGAGGGCAGGTGGCCAGCTAACCAGAGAAAGAAGGTCCATGTCTTGGTGAGCCATCCTTTCTAAACCTCTTGGAGCTACCACTGGTTCATGGACATTCAGAATGACTGGAACACAGGTGGTCTTTCCCACTGGCCATTAGTCACCTCTTACAATTTGAGTTTCATGGATGACAGTCTGAGCCGAGATGTTTATCATGGCAGTAAGGACACTAAACCATTGTAAACAGTGTAGGAACTTCTCTTTTAGAGGTATTTTAGTTTACGATTAGAGTTGATTTGCTTGACTTGTAGTAACATGTCTTGGCAGGTAGTACTGTACACAACTGTGTAACCGCTCCTAAAAGTAGTGAAATTTACATTTCCTGATGTATGCcttgttttccttcaaaagttgaCTGGAGGGACTATGGTGCAGGGAGTTGTTGTCCATTTTAAGCGGATGGCCACTTAAATAGTTCCAGCAAACTATTGAGAATGGGGACAAGAAAACCTGAGTCTGGGTTCTTAATGAGGAGTCTCCAGGTTTCAAAATCTTCGCAGTTAGTTAAAAGACTTTTGCTAATGGTGGTGGACCAAACAATCTATAAATCAGGTTGTCCTGGGGGCCAGCAGTTAGTGATATCTGACATTTTTGCTttgattttctgtttttctgACACTTCAGTACTGCCTTGATTCAGTTCTCCTTGCCTAGCAAATTCTCAGGCTCAGTAATTTACTTCTTTCTCCAAGCTTAGGCCCCCTAGTACCCACAATACAGAGGATCTCAGCTAAGCTGATGGAGTAAACTTGCTATTATCACCCGTTTCTGGCAGTCTCCATAGGCTGTTGTCATTTCCTAGGTGGAGGCCTGGACCACCTACAACTTAATTCTCTCCTTCTACTTCTTCCCTAGGTCTCTGATGATGACCTTGACCCATCCTTTACTGTCTCAACCAGCAAAGGTTGGTACAAGGGTGGGATGAAAGCAAGGGAGGGAGATCCGGTGAGCATGAACCTCTGCTGAGCATGTCTGCCATCCTGCCCTCACAGCCTCGGGCCCCCACGGCGCCTTCAATGGGAACTGTGAAGCAAAACTCTCCGTGGTCCCTAAAGTGTCGGGCCTGGAGCGGAGCCAGGAGCAGCCCCCAGGGCCCGACCCGCTGCTAGTGCCTTTCCCCCCAAAGGAACCACCGCCTCCACCAGCCCCTCGGCCTCCTGTCTCACCCCCAGCACCCTTGCCGGCCACCCCCAGTctgccacccccaccccaaccccaGCTGCAGCTTCGGGTCTCGCCCTTCGGCCTCCGCACTTCTCCCTATGGCAGCAGCCTGGACCTCAGCACTGGCAGGTGAGTGGTCCAAGGGTTTGCTGTGATCTTGGATGGGCATGGATATTTTGGCGCCAACCCTTGGCACTCTGTAACTGGGACGTGGGATGATACCTGTGGGTGTGACTTGAAAAAGGATTCTGAGGCTGAAAAGTTTGAGAGACACTTGGTGAAGTAAATTTTAAAGAGATTACTGCAGGACTTATATGAgccctttatatatttatttatgtgcagGGTAATCCTGTTTGATCTGttacccaattttttttttttttttttttaactggtgaGAACTTTTCATAAGGCATATCTGCTAGGAATAGTGTGTTCTTTGGAACATACTTTGGGAAATGCTGACATGATGATAAAGAGTGCTGGCTTTGGTGTCAGTCAGACCTGAATTGAAATTATTGCTCTGCCGCTTATTGGCTGTGTGATTTTTGACAAGTCATTTAACCcctctgagcctcaatttccttttttttctgggAAATGGAATAATAATGGTATCTTCATCCTAAAGCTGTTGTGAGGATTGATTCTGAGTGAATTCAGTGTTTCCCAAAGTGTGTACACTCGTAAGTGGGGATGTGGAATGATGACAGATCTTAACCTGAGTAAACTACAAAATAGTCATTTTAGCTGTTATGTACTTTAGCAAAATACCTCAAATCCTTGATTTCACATGGTATTGCTTAGGGTGAGgttaaaaaagaaagttaagcTATAGAAAGAAGTAAGTGGTGTAGTACAGATGGTTGCGTGGCTGTGGCAACACTTCGGGAAAGTGGTGTGAAATGTTTGGAGACTTGTATTAGCTTACAAAGCAGGTGCCAGCGCTTGGCCTGCAGTAAGTGCTCACCAAAGGGTAAGAATTATTGACGTTCTTGTTATTGATGCTATAACTGTTGttgtcatcatcattatcattgttgttattattgagaaaactaaggctcagagaggggcagtgacttgctcaaggtcacccaGGGTGTTCATGGCAAGATGGGCCTAGAATTCAGGTCTCCTGGATCCCAGGACAGGCCAACATGGTGCTGCTTCCACTATCTTGGGGTGGGAACCCAGGTGGCCTGTTGTAATTAAGCGTCAAAATGAGTGATCTGTTTTGTGGTGTAGTTGAGTCAGAAAAGGGAAAGTCATATGGCTGGATATGGCAGTGGCAGCTCTGTGGAAGAAGAGATGTAGAGAAGGAGAAGATGGGGTTGTCGGGAGTGGGAGGCACCTCAGTCTGAGGATGGGTTCCCTGGGGGAGTTCCTGGGGGCCAGGTTCTGCCATCTTCCGTGTTGGAGAACCAGGGTCACGGTATCACCCAGGCTTCTGACCCCCTCCCGTCAGAGCTGGCACCTCCCAACCCCCTCACTCATCTCCCCACTTCTCTCCCCAGCTCTTCACGGCCGCCCCCCAAGGCCCCGGCCCCTCCCGTGGCTCAGCCTCCCCCCTCATCATCCTCTTcgtcctcttcctcctcatctgCCTCCTCCTCGTCCGCGCAGCTCACCCACCGGCCCCCGACGCCCTCACTGCCCCTGCCTTTGTCCACCCACGGCTTCCCCCCCCATGGGCTGCGGgccccaccaccaccccaccaCCCCTCCTTGTTCTCCCCTGGCCCCaccctgccccctcccccacccctgctGCAGGTGCCAGGGCACCCTGGGGCCTCAGCCGCTAACGCCCTTTCTGGTGAGTTTGGGGTCCTGGCCGGGGGGTGGGGGGCCATGGCCCCAAGCTCGGGCCCAATTGGCTTTGGGGCATCTGGGCTTCAGCAGACATCAGGGCTTGAGGAGGGACTGGCTCAAGGCCAGAGGGAAGGCCAGTCACTTGGGCCCAAGGAGGCTGACTTGGTGGCCACAGAAGTTAAAGCCTTCTACCCCTCCCCTCCCACAGAGCAGGACCTGATCGGCCAGGACCTGAACTCTCGCTACCTGAATGCCCAGGGTGGCCCTGAGGTGGTGGGGGCAGGGGGCTCGGCCCGGCCCCTGGCCTTCCAGTTCCACCAGCACAACCACCAGCACCAGCACACCCACCAGCACACCCACCAGCACTTCACCCCTTATCCCCCGGGCCTGCTGCCACCCCACGGCCCCCACATGGTGAGCTCCTCATTGGGCCAGTTGATGAAGCTCAGAGACCTGGAGGGAGGGTGCGGCTTCCAGGGGAAGGCCCTGGGTCCCTGGCTGGCAGCTTActcttcccttctcttccctAGTTTGAGAAATACCCAGGAAAGATGGAAGGCCTTTTCCGACataatgtgagtgtgtgtgtgtgtgtgtgtatgtgtgtgtgtgtggtgtgggcaTGAATGCATCACAACGTGTGGCCCTGACTGTTCAGGTCCAGTCTCCAGCCCCAAAAGCAAGAGTCTTGAACCTGGGAAAGCTTCCTGGAGGGTTTAGGGTGGAGGCCAGAGGACTGATGGGCAGACCAGACCTGGGCTGCACCTCCACTCCCTGCTTGGACTAGTCCCCTTCTCTCCACAGCCGTACACGGCCTTCCCTCCCGCAGTGCCCGGGCTACCTCCGGGCCTCCCGCCGGCTGTCTCCTTTGGCTCCCTGCAGGGGGCCTTCCAGCCCAAGGTGAGCTCCCAATCTAGACACTGTTGCCACCTTCTGTCCTTTACAAACCTAGACTCCCTGGATCCACATACCTTTTTCCCACTTCCCAAAACCATGCCTAGACTCCTGCTCTCCCTTCTGGACCCAGGTTTTTGCACAGCCATGCTCCTTTGCTGTCCCATACCCCAGCTTGGTTCTAGACTCCTTGTATGCTTGGTGCCAGCTCTCCAGTCTGATCCCTCCACTCCCCTTTCCCAGAGCACGAACCCTGAGCTGCCACCACGACTGGGGCCAGTGCCGAGCGGGCTCCCACAGAAGGGGACACAGGTGAGGGGGGTCAGGGCAGGTCCTGGGGGAGCTAGAATGTGTGTTGACGGGAGAGCAGGGTTGTCTTAAGAGTGAACCACTGGCTTTTTCTCTTTAATACATGATCGGGGTGTTCTTGGGTGTCTAAGGAAAGAGAATTTATATAAACACCAGGAATTCCCAGACATGAGGAATAGGGATTTCTTGAGATTGTCCTAGGAATAAGATAATTACCAGGACACTATTTTgttctttggttttgttttttgtggtgcttggggatcaagcccagggctTCACCCATATATTGTACTGTTGAACTACACCCCAGCCCAAGGACAGTGGTTTTTGTAGGGGTTTTCAAATTTAAGTCacagaactttttaattttttcccaaaTGACATCATACCAGGAAGCCCTGTCCATAAAACAGTTAAGATAAGCTTCCTCTTTGTGAAGTGACTGGGGGAGCCAGAGCCGTCTCTTCCCCTTGGCATTTGTAGCAGGCTTAGGCCCATGGCTCTGGGAACATTGTGAAAAGCGTAGAATGTGTTTCTTAGAGGATAGACTAGTCCAGATGTTTATCAACTTCTTAAAGGGTGTCTTAATCTAAATAAATCTTAAACAGACCCCCATTACATAAAGCTGTTAATAGGATAGCTTATCTGATTGAGAAATCTGTCCTCCTTCTCGGGCCACCCCCTACGTGGCCTAAAAGGGCACTTCCCTGGGGCCAGGTTCAGAACTTGGTGCTGGAGAAGAGATGCCTGGAGTGGGAGAGATGGGAAAGGAGTTTTGACAAAGGCTGGAAAGGTTAGAGGTATAGAGTCTAAGGGAAGTATCTGGGGGTGAGTGGGTACAATGGAGATGAGACACCCAGGTCAGTAAACAGGTCTGAATCGCCTCCAATCTCTCCTTTGCCATCCCCAGATCCCCGACCATTTCCGGCCACCTTTGAGGGTGAGTTTGGTGAAGACCTCAGGCTGCATGAGGCTGGGGGCTGGTGTGTCAGCGTGTTTGGCTGAGTGGGTGGGTCCTATTCGGGAAAAGAGTGAGAAGCTtaaaacgtggaggcagcctgatATGAAGCAGTAGAAAGTGAAGGTCTTTGAAGTTGCAGACCTGAGCTCAGATGTAACTGGCCATGGGACCTTGGGCAAGACAGTttctctctctgagcctcagtttcctaggCTTTAAAATGAACCTAGTCATCCCTCAATTTTAGGGATGATGAGTGGGGATGTTGTGTGGCAAGGCTGGGCCCAGGACCAGGCT is a window encoding:
- the Fbrs gene encoding putative fibrosin-1 is translated as METAAAPGPGWAAEGERRRRRCSRRDRDREQRRRRGPGGDAPRALLAAPRGSSSSSSPPPPTRPWSSASSGERPGGPRRRRPRPRPRPPRPRARKRPAGSGSRGEEEEEEEEGGADDGEAEEEPEEEEEEEEDLIDGFAIASFASLEALQKDASLQPPERLEHRLKHSGKRKRGGSSGATGEPGDSSDREPGRPPGDRARKWPNKRRRKEAFSRHSLEAGYICDAESDLDERVSDDDLDPSFTVSTSKASGPHGAFNGNCEAKLSVVPKVSGLERSQEQPPGPDPLLVPFPPKEPPPPPAPRPPVSPPAPLPATPSLPPPPQPQLQLRVSPFGLRTSPYGSSLDLSTGSSSRPPPKAPAPPVAQPPPSSSSSSSSSSSASSSSAQLTHRPPTPSLPLPLSTHGFPPHGLRAPPPPHHPSLFSPGPTLPPPPPLLQVPGHPGASAANALSEQDLIGQDLNSRYLNAQGGPEVVGAGGSARPLAFQFHQHNHQHQHTHQHTHQHFTPYPPGLLPPHGPHMFEKYPGKMEGLFRHNPYTAFPPAVPGLPPGLPPAVSFGSLQGAFQPKSTNPELPPRLGPVPSGLPQKGTQIPDHFRPPLRKPGKWCAMHVRVAYMILRHQEKMKGESHKLDFRNDLLPCLPGPYGALPPGQELSHPASLFTATGAVHAAANPFTAAPGAHGPFLSPSTHIDPFGRPTSFASLAALSNGAFGGLGSPTFNSGAVFAQKESPGAPPAFASPPDPWGRLHRSPLAFPAWVRPPEAARTPGSDKERPVERREPSITKEEKDRDLPFSRPQLRVSPATPKARAGEEGARPAKESVRVKEERKEEAAAAAAAAAAAAAAAAAAAAATGPQGLHLLFERPRPPPFLGPSPPERCASFLESTWLAGPPRLARPPRFYEAGEELTGPGAVAAARLYGLEPAHPLLYSRLAPPPPPAAAPGTPHLLSKTPPGALLGAPPPLVPAPRPSSPPRAPGPARADR